One Brassica napus cultivar Da-Ae chromosome C2, Da-Ae, whole genome shotgun sequence DNA window includes the following coding sequences:
- the LOC106379234 gene encoding subtilisin-like protease SBT3.11 yields the protein MSSQVSWWVFGVMTVVLILNLEFSVVEGGASEETKIHIVYLGEREHNDPELVTASHLRMLESLLGSQKDANEFMVHSYRHGFSGFAAHLTDSQAKKISEHPDVVQVTPNSFYEPQTTRAFEYLGLSQSSPKGLLHDANMGEDVIIGILDSGVWPESPSFSDKGLGPIPKRWKGTCVDGEKFDSKKHCNKKLIGARYYMDSLFKNNRTDSGIPDTEYMSAREVFAHGSHVASTAAGAFVPDVSDNGLGVGTARGGAPKARIAMYKVCWQTQDGSCATADILKAMDDAIADGVDVISISLGSAIPISREIDISNVFSYGAFHAVSKGITVLMAGGNFGPHAYTVQNIAPWIITVAATSLDRWFPKPLTLGNNVTLLARTPSVDPELQAELIYVDSSKEMTSEAAGKIVLGFTTAENGESATDFLNKQMEVQAAGVILAGRRSDKMIVSEGLINLNIDYQQGTTILNYIKSTNKPTITVSPSIALTGPLVATKVAEFSGRGPNSVSPYVLKPDIAAPGVSIVAACTPEKMNYENGYTAMSGTSMAAPAVAGVVALLKAVHPDWSPAMLKSAIITTASSTDPYGEPIYSEGLSRKLADPFDFGGGLVNPDKAANPGLVYDADVQDYIRFLCASSYDEVSITKISKQTVKCPSPRPSMLDLNLPSITIPFLKEDVTLTRTVTNVGPVNSVYKLIVQPPMGVKISVTPQTLVFNSGVKKLSYQVTVSTTHKANSIYFFGSLTWTDGIHNVVIPLSIRTQMVKYFDQ from the exons atgaGTTCTCAAGTCTCATGGTGGGTTTTTGGGGTGATGACTGTTGTGTTGATTCTCAACTTGGAGTTTAGCGTTGTGGAAGGAGGAGCCTCTGAGGAGACTAAG ATCCACATAGTGTACCTTGGTGAAAGAGAGCATAATGACCCGGAGCTTGTAACGGCCTCGCATCTCCGCATGCTAGAATCATTACTTGGAAG ccaaaaagatgcaaatgaGTTCATGGTTCATAGTTATCGACATGGTTTCTCAGGCTTTGCCGCCCATCTTACGGATTCTCAAGCGAAAAAGATCTCAG agCATCCGGATGTAGTTCAAGTGACACCCAATAGTTTCTACGAGCCCCAAACAACAAGGGCATTTGAGTACTTGGGGCTTTCTCAAAGCTCACCTAAAGGACTTCTTCATGATGCCAATATGGGTGAGGATGTCATCATCGGTATCTTGGACTCGG GCGTGTGGCCAGAGTCGCCGTCATTTAGTGACAAAGGGCTAGGGCCGATCCCGAAACGATGGAAAGGAACGTGTGTGGACGGTGAAAAGTTCGACTCGAAGAAGCATTGCAACAAGAAGCTGATAGGAGCAAGGTATTACATGGACAGCCTCTTCAAAAACAACCGAACGGACAGCGGAATACCAGACACCGAGTACATGTCAGCAAGGGAAGTCTTCGCTCACGGGTCCCACGTCGCCTCCACAGCAGCAGGAGCCTTCGTCCCAGATGTGAGTGACAACGGGCTTGGAGTGGGCACAGCGAGAGGCGGGGCACCTAAAGCACGTATCGCCATGTACAAAGTGTGTTGGCAAACGCAAGATGGCTCATGCGCGACCGCAGACATACTAAAGGCCATGGACGATGCCATAGCCGACGGGGTCGACGTGATATCGATTTCTTTGGGAAGTGCGATCCCTATATCCCGTGAAATCGACATCAGTAATGTGTTCTCGTATGGAGCTTTCCACGCGGTCTCCAAGGGCATTACCGTGCTCATGGCAGGTGGCAACTTCGGACCCCATGCTTACACCGTCCAGAACATAGCTCCATGGATAATAACAGTTGCTGCCACCAGTCTTGACCGGTGGTTTCCCAAACCTTTGACACTAGGAAACAACGTGACGttattg GCACGAACCCCATCCGTGGACCCTGAACTCCAAGCAGAACTCATATACGTAGACAGCTCAAAGGAGATGACCAGTGAAGCAGCAGGAAAAATTGTGCTAGGTTTTACAACTGCTGAAAATGGAGAGTCTGCAACTGATTTTCTAAACAAACAAATGGAAGTTCAGGCGGCTGGTGTAATCCTTGCCGGCAGAAGAAGTGATAAGATGATAGTTTCCGAAGGTCTGATTAACCTCAACATCGACTATCAGCAAGGGACTACAATTTTGAACTACATAAAATCCACCaa TAAGCCGACCATAACAGTGAGTCCTTCAATCGCACTCACTGGACCACTTGTAGCTACTAAAGTTGCTGAATTCTCCGGCAGAGGGCCCAATTCTGTATCTCCATATGTTCTCAAG CCCGATATCGCAGCACCTGGTGTATCCATAGTGGCAGCTTGTACCCCAGAAAAAATGAACTACGAGAACGGGTACACGGCTATGTCTGGTACTTCAATGGCAGCACCTGCCGTTGCCGGTGTGGTTGCTCTACTCAAAGCTGTGCATCCTGATTGGTCTCCTGCCATGCTTAAATCAGCTATCATCACTACAG CTTCCTCAACGGATCCCTATGGAGAACCTATCTACTCAGAGGGATTATCACGGAAACTAGCTGACCCTTTTGATTTCGGGGGAGGACTGGTGAATCCAGACAAAGCAGCAAACCCTGGTCTTGTCTATGACGCAGACGTACAAGACTACATTCGTTTCCTATGTGCTTCTAGTTATGACGAGGTGTCCATCACCAAAATATCAAAGCAAACAGTCAAGTGTCCGAGTCCAAGGCCATCTATGCTCGATCTCAATTTGCCGTCTATCACCATTCCATTCCTCAAGGAAGATGTGACTCTCACTAGAACCGTCACTAACGTTGGACCCGTCAACTCCGTATATAAACTCATCGTTCAGCCTCCTATGGGTGTCAAAATCTCCGTCACGCCCCAAACATTGGTCTTTAACTCAGGAGTTAAGAAACTCAGCTACCAAGTCACAGTCTCCACAACCCACAAAGCCAATTCTATTTACTTTTTTGGGAGTTTGACTTGGACGGATGGTATTCACAACGTCGTCATCCCATTATCTATCAGGACACAGATGGTGAAGTACTTTGACCAATAA